In Oryzias melastigma strain HK-1 linkage group LG6, ASM292280v2, whole genome shotgun sequence, the DNA window TTGCTCCTTAGCAGTGAGTGTGGGCTATAGTATGTGAAAGGCTGgagatctgtccagggtgtaatCCACATTTGCCCTTTGACAACTGGAACAACCATCAGTGACCCCAAAGACTCTGAATCCATGGGCTGagaatagatgaaaaaaaaagttctgaaagaaaaaattaaCATGTTGGGTCATTGTCCTTTCTGAGAAAGCTTTGTGTAACTTCACACTATCAATTTACATATTCAGGGCATTTTTTCTAACTtctacaaaaactttaaaacaaatgacaCAACTGACTAAACAACACTCAGCCAGTCCTCATAATTGTCATCTGACAGGGGAAAGAAAATGACCTCCAGCCGCAGGCATCATCTGAAGGTAAGGGCAGTTCTCTCAGTTCTCTCTGCCTTGGACATCTTGGTGTTCTGCTTCAGGTTTGCTTCATATTTGAATCTCCTGGTAGAGCTTGATGCTGCAGATCGCTGCAGGCTGGTTGGAGCAGGAGAAGAAGGATGCTATTGCAGCAAAGGAGGCTTACATGGCTGACAACTGCCCTGCACCCGACCTCAGCGGAGACCAGAACGCCCTCATGGTGAGAACTAAACATGTTGGGTTTCTTTATGTTCTTAAATAactatgttacattttttttattattgtgctTTCTAATTTCATGAAAATTGAAAACCATTGCATTTTAGACAAACCTGGTGTCTCTGACCAGAGTTATTCTTCTAGAAATGTTGGCATAGTGCAAACTGCTGAAAGTCAATGATCAATGTTTAGCAACAGCACGAGCATCTGGAGCAAAAGGGTCATGAAGTCTCTGTTGGGCAGTGGACATGTGGAAATCTGGTTGATTGTGTGCATGtaaacccatccatccatcttcctccgcctcatccgggaccgggtcgcgggggcagcagtctaatcAAGGATACCCAGaattccctctccccggccacttcctccagctcctctcgGAGCCAGAGAttttcccaggccagccgagagacatagtctctccagcatgccCTGAGTCTTCCCCGGGGTTTCTGCCAAGTGGGACATGCCTGACAAAGCTCCCCATGGAAGCGTCTAGATCTAGGAGACATGCGGACCAGATGctcgagccacctcaactgaaTCCTCTGGATGTGAaggagaagtggctctactccgagccTTCTCCACGTGACTGAGCTTCTCTCCCCATCTCTAAGGGAGCCCCCAGACACCCtctggaggaagctcattttggCCACTTTTGGTCaagacccagagctcatgaccatagttcaactggtaaattgagagctttgctttcggTCTCATCTCTCTCCTCACCACAATGGACCACAAAATAGCCGATGACGCTCCAATCTTTCTGTCGACCTCAATCTCCAATATTGTGTTACTCATGAACAATAGctcaagatatttaaactcctccacctgaggcaggagcactccacccacccagagagggcaaactGCCTTTCTCCGATTGAGAATCATGGCCTCAGACCTAGTGGTGCTGACCCTCACCCCAGACACTTCACACTCGGCTTCTCCAATGCCTCCTGACTCGATGAAtacaacaggacaacatcatctgcaaagagcagagatgaaatcctgtggtccccaaaccagcaCATCTCCACCTGGACATTCTGTCCATAAAAAGAATGAACAGTAAACCTATGAGCTGATTACTGTTGTAAACATTCAACACAATTGATGTTATTTAATCACATGTAAGCCCATCAGATGTTGACTGATGATGACCTCTGAAGTGAatccaaagtttgtttttctttgaaggtAAAAGTCCGCTCTGGACCAGAAAACTGCTAAACCAAGTTCATCTCACGAATCTCatatgtttaaatatatctACAGGAACTCTGCAAGAAGCTCCATTCAGCCATCGACAAGATTGATGAGGAAAGGTACGACACAGCAGCCAAGGTGGAGAAGGTGGATAAAGAGGTGAGGCAGAAAGCCACTGTGGTCATCACCAATAATCAAAGAAACAACTCTTCTACAGGTTTAGAGGCCATCATTCCGTCTGATGGTTCTGTTCAGTTCTAGACTGGTTTCTACCTATATAAATGCTGGCTGATGAAGGTAGATGctgttttaaagagtttttgattttcactttagGTCTTTCGAATTTCAAGACTaataatttaatagaaaaatgctCACAAATCTCGTTGATGGTAACTGGTGAGGATGtcatttcatttacatttctaCATTTGACTGGATGGAAAGAATTGTGAAAAATCTGTTAGTGGGTCGGTTTTGTTTCATTGTAAATTTTTGACTAATAAgctattgaaatgtttttaaaatgtgtagatTGGAGAAGTACTTTGATACAGATAATATATTGCATTGTTAGGCAAATttcacaacaaagaaaaactttttacatttctatgtTTAAGGGTATTTTTGGATCCACATGGATTGTCACTACATTCATTAATccacaacaataaaagaaattgGGAAGTCAAATATGATGGAAATGATTCATCTCAACAACTGAATGATGATGTAgatgtttcaaaatgtttgggtagattttaaatgtacttGTCTTTCTTCAAATCGTCAATGGTCGTCTGTGTGGCTCAGATCCAGGATCTGAAGCTGAAGGTGATAGAGCTGGCCGGAGTGAAGAAGCCCGCCCTGAAGAAGGTGCGCATGTCTGCCGACGCCATGCTGAAGGCCCTGCTGGGCTCCAAACACACGGTCAACATGGATCTGAGAGCCAACCTGAAGCAGGTCAAGAAGGAGGTCAAGGAAGAGGTGAGGAGTGAAGCTCTCACACCGAAATAACAGCTAAAAGTAAAGTATTAAGAAACGTTAGAAACATTGTCCAGTCAAAGATCTGACCTTTGTTCTTCATAGGCGTACAGGGAAACCAGTTTTCTGTTTACTGCAACAGTATTTTATGGATACAATTCCAACATTTCTGTATAGTTATATTAAGTTTTTTCAAAGTGAtgaaaaactgttgtttctTCCAGCCCACAGAAGCAGTCGGCGACTGGCGTAAGAACATTGAAGACAAGGCCGACAGGAAGAAGATGTTTGAGTCCTCTTAAACAGTGCTTGACGTACCGTGGACGAAGGCAGGAGAAATGTTTCTATCCGAGGTCTGGGTGACTGAAAGCCTTTGTGTGTCTCACAGACTTACGGACTGAGAGTTGCGGTGGAACCGTCTGATTTTTGATCTCGTTTTGTGACCCGGTCACCCCTGAGAGACTTTGAACCCAAAAACAGAAGCATCATGTAGCATGCTGCAAAAACCTCTGCCAGAGAAGCATCACTTCAACATGTACGCATGTACACTTCAACATGCaaacaatagaaataaaacaattgaattAAGGATGAATGACTTCTACCTTGTTGTTAATAATCCCACAGCAGCCAACAGAGCAGCTGACTGATAAACAGCTGCAGTAAAAGACTCTTTTATCCGCTTCACGAATAAGTAAAGACAACCTAATGACAGAAACTTAAAAGTCTTTTGTGGAGCAGCATTAACAAGACACAGAATGACTCACGAGAAAAGAGTTCCagtatttcttccatttttttggaaatgtttgttttaaaacaatagaGCTTGAAGTTTTATGAAGACCTTAAATGGACACATTTGGATTCTACTGACAGTCTAGGAAGACTCACCATGTGTTCATGTAAACTAAATACAGAGATCCAGCTCTCCAGACAGCCAAAAGACACCTTTCCACCACAAAAGCTGGCATCTCAATACCTAGTTGTTTTCCACAGAAAACAGTCCTGCTCCAAAAGAGCAATAAGAATCCTGCAGCTCATCTTCTGGTGCTCTCAGATGGAGGGCAGCTCACGAAGTGGGGCTTGGCCGGGTGTATTTCAGGAGCTCGCAGGGCCATTGGTCTGACTGGGAATCCATTCCCATAAAGAGAATCTGGGCATTTTGCTGAGACATCTCCAGTCACCATATATATCTATTTGATTTTTCTCCCTCTGCGGCTTTGGCAGTGTGTCCTTTTCTTCCACCCAGTGTGTCTAAAcctccttcttcctcctctcaaCAGGtgagaaaacttgttttttttcctacagtGTCTTCTAAGTGTTTTGAAATGAATCATATTTACCGTAACAAGACAGAACATGTTGAGTAGAGCCACaatagacttttttatttttactggatTAGACTTACTGACATTTTCAACTTTGAGCCATCCTGACAGCctgaaaagtttttctttgcaagaCGTTCCTCGATCTTAACCACCTGCGCCACTTAATGTTGTTCACAATCGGAacttagtgaaaaaaaatctaagatgAAAAACTGCAACCCTTAAAGTGTTAACATCTTTCTTTCTGAAAAAACCCAGatatttgtaaaactgtaaGACAATGTCTgtaattttgtaaaatgtaatcaGACAGAGGAGTTAATGTTTTGTAggaacaaaatgtcaaattgtgATTAAGTTGGCATTAGCAGTTTTAAGCACATCtaaatgatttataaaatactttaattgtGACTCACATCAAAGAGTATTTGTGGGCTGAGAATGATATTCATAATTGTCCTTTAGTTGTTGAGTTTCTCAGAAGCAGTGCTTTACTCACTTTACTTGTAGAAATATCTTCTTGGGGATGTCGCTAATTATTGCAATTGTTTTCTAAAGTGTTAACATGTCTTTGGCTATTTTTTGGATCAGAGCATCCTGTCTTGACTTGTAATTTTCATATTCaaagtaattaaaatatttccacCCTTAGCTTCACTGAGTGATGCTGCCAGAGGAATTTTCTATCCGAGCCTTTGACTTGGTGTAGTCATGCGACTCAGGGAGGCGACACCTGAGCCCCCCCGTTCCCCCGTATTTCAGTCTGCGTCGCTGATCTTCAGCTGTGGCCTCAGATCGAGTTTCGTTCCAGAATCTCCTGTCCATCAATCTCCACCAGAGCAAAAGAACATGCCAAGCGCCCGTGCTCGGCAGGGCTCGCTTCTGTGCTCACCATGTTCTTCTGTGTTTCTTCTCTCAGGCTGTGAGCCACAAAACCTGCCAACATGTCTGAGTAAGTGTGCAGCAGATCCCACCACACTTCACTTCGGTCAATGGTTTTTCGTCTGAGATGACAGAGGGAAAGAAAGTGGAATATTTACATCTTTACATGCTAAATTCATCATTAAAACATCTTCTGTTTAATTAAGTCAAGCTATCATGTTAgcagcaatgaaaaaaacagttataaaaTCCTATATTTATGTGGCTATTACTAATGGTTGGAATATTatcccaaacaggaagaagaTGACTTCCAGCCGCAGGCATCACTTGAAGGTAAACAACTCaagaaattcaaattatttccttaaaactacagtttgtgtgtctttttgaATCATGTTTGAGACACCATAATGGTAGATTGTTAGATGTACTCTTTCTTCAAAGCATAAACACACGTAACCATTGCAACCCATTCATTCAGCTCATCACATTATCAgctgttttattgtctttttctctttatcaAACCTGTAAAAGTTTGCCTCTGACGCTTTTTTGCTGCCGCCTGTCCTGCAGAGTGTGATCCTTCAAGTGGCCCAGAGCATGCTTGAGCAGGAGAAAGCAGACATTGAGGCAGCCAAGGAAGCTTACATGGCAGAGCACTGTCCCACTCCAGAGACAGGTGGAGATCAGGCCGCTCTCATGGTGAGAATCaagaaaatcactaaaaaaagtaacaacCAATTCCAACGGCAAGTCCGAATTCTACTCCTACCCCAACGGCTTCTCCCTTTCCACTTCATTTAGACATCCAAATGGAGAGCTAAGTAAAAAATAGTGGCTTCTAATTTGGATGTCACTCCCACtctatgatgtcatcaatagttgccagtCAGCTACGTTAGTAGTGCGACATCAGTTTAATAACTTTagaaagtcatgctaaaacaaaatgtcattacttacatgagcacacccacatgaaaatgtgttttccagtGTAAAACGATTCACCCTCGCNNNNNNNNNNNNNNNNNNNNNNNNNNNNNNNNNNNNNNNNNNNNNNNNNNNNNNNNNNNNNNNNNNNNNNNNNNNNNNNNNNNNNNNNNNNNNNNNNNNNNNNNNNNNNNNNNNNNNNNNNNNNNNNNNNNNNNNNNNNNNNNNNNNNNNNNNNNNNNNNNNNNNNNNNNNNNNNNNNNNNNNNNNNNNNNNNNNNNNNNNNNNNNNNNNNNNNNNNNNNNNNNNNNNNNNNNNNNNNNNNNNNNNNNNNNNNNNNNNNNNNNNNNNNNNNNNNNNNNNNNNNNNNNNNNNNNNNNNNNNNNNNNNNNNNNNNNNNNNNNNNNNNNNNNNNNNNNNNNNNNNNNNNNNNNNNNNNNNNNNNNNNNNNNNNNNNNNNNNNNNNNNNNNNNNNNNNNNNNNNNNNNNNNNNNNNNNNNNNNNNNNNNNNNNNNNNNNNNNNNNNNNNNNNNNNNNNNNNNNNNNNNNNNNNNNNNNNNNNNNNNNNNNNNNNNNNNNNNNNNNNNNNNNNNNNNNNNNNNNNNNNNNNNNNNNNNNNNNNNNNNNNNNNNNNNNNNNNNNNNNNNNNNNNNNNNNNNNNNNNNNNNNNNNNNNNNNNNNNNNNNNNNNNNNNNNNNNNNNNNNNNNNNNNNNNNNNNNNNNNNNNNNNNNNNNNNNNNNNNNNNNNNNNNNNNNNNNNNNNNNNNNNNNNNNNNNNNNNNNNNNNNNNNNNNNNNNNNNNNNNNNNNNNNNNNNNNNNNNNNNNNNNNNNNNNNNNNNNNNNNNNNNNNNNNNNNNNNNNNNNNNNNNNNNNNNNNNNNNNNNNNNNNNNNNNNNNNNNNNNNNNNNNNNNNNNNNNNNNNNNNNNNNNNNNNNNNNNNNNNNNNNNNNNNNNNNNNNNNNNNNNNNNNNNNNNNNNNNNNNNNNNNNNNNNNNNNNNNNNNNNNNNNNNNNNNNNNNNNNNNNNNNNNNNNNNNNNNNNNNNNNNNNNNNNNNNNNNNNNNNNNNNNNNNNNNNNNNNNNNNNNNNNNNNNNNNNNNNNNNNNNNNNNNNNNNNNNNNNNNNNNNNNNNNNNNNNNNNNNNNNNNNNNNNNNNNNNNNNNNNNNNNNNNNNNNNNNNNNNNNNNNNNNNNNNNNNNNNNNNNNNNNNNNNNNNNNNNNNNNNNNNNNNNNNNNNNNNNNNNNNNNNNNNNNNNNNNNNNNNNNNNNNNNNNNNNNNNNNNNNNNNNNNNNNNNNNNNNNNNNNNNNNNNNNNNNNNNNNNNNNNNNNNNNNNNNNNNNNNNNNNNNNNNNNNgaatgtgagagtgaatgggtgtgtgattgaggccctgtgacagactggcgacctgtccagggtgaaccccgccttcgcccttcagtaaccgggataggctccggcacccccgcgaccccgaaagggacacagcggtcaggaagatggatggatggatggcccCTTGTCCAATTGAGTGcgacacccctgccttagatAAATCTGATCAGAGCAGAGAAGGatgtttattagttttttaagctttgaagaagtttcacatttttgttcaaaagcttgaaactgtttttaagcaagaaaaaaaccctcagtttATTCAGCAAAGCTCCAGTTCACAACCAACACAGTCCTAAAGCAATACACTAAAAGAATAATTACAGTAAAACttaaatttcagtttagtttCTGACCTACAGTAGAAACACAGAATAATGCATTGGGGGCTTTAAAGCCAGGGGATTGGGAAATGATCAATGCAGTGATGGGGTACAATACTGGCTGATCAATAGGAAAAAACTGTAGATGTAAGTAtcctattttaaaaagtagactAATATGATTTAATTAGTTGTGATACAGAAGAAAGAATTCATGCcaattttacatgaaaatgaCCTAAGGTCATGGAACAAATTCAGTTCTCTGGAGGTATTGCCATTGATCTTACTGAGTTTTTTGTTGTGAAGTCAGCTACACATCATGGATGTTCACCTTAACACATTTAGATTTCAGTTTGTGTCGACTTGGATCAGAAAAGTGGctcttgatttaaaaatctgacatttctaCAAACCTCTTACATTATTGAAGAATGATGAATTCATTTTCTGACTAAAACAGTTGCACATTGCAGAGGTTCAATGTCTTGACCAAAGACACGTTGACTCACGGGATGCAAGGCAGGAGCTGAACCTGCAACCATCCATTTTAGGATCAAGTTTTCTACATATGAACTAGGGTCACTGTTGGAGTCTTTTAAAAGAATTAGGTCTAATATTGCTCATTGTGCACCCTCATTCTAAGTCACCTTCCCACTCCTTGTAAGCTCTGCTCTCTCCCTCTGACCTGAAGCCTGTGCAGCTCTAAAGTTTCCTCAGGAGCTAACTTTATCCCCTCGGGCCTGGAGAGAATGCAAAGTGTTGGTGTCTCACATTTAAACTCGTGGGCATCTCATCTAATAGTTCATTTAAGTTGTTGAAGTTTGTAAGAAGGAGCTTAGCTTGTCAATCACACTTAAGTTTTCATGAAATGTCTACGGTTTTCTTAGCTTGTTCAAGACATTCAACTATTTGAGCCTTTTCATCAGTagagactttttcttttccatgttgcttaaaaatgttggtCTGCTGTACAATGTGGAACATCTTTCTAtagttgttttccttttattgaacTCACCTGGAAAACTAACTGTCACAGGTGTCTGAAGTTGATATTATTGATTCAAAGAGCCCAGAGACACAATATCATCCAAAGAATAGTATATttttgacacttaaatacaattttcagaATAATTTATAATGCACtgtattgtctctgctgctgattGGAGCTGTGGttgcaaggtctctggtgcctggtACAGTGGAACCCCCCCCCNNNNNNATTGGTGGACACAGTAGTAAGGGATGTAATCatgctgaagaaggagtcctgaCAGAAGAACTTGGCAGTGTGAGCGAGCTGCAGTCTGGGGGTGTTGTGGAGGCAAAAACCTCAGTCCTGAAAGGAGTGCCAAGGAGTAGGAATACTAaccctcgatgatgtcatcaatagtcgctggcCCTGTAGGTTAGCACTTAACTGACATTGGTTTtcaaaaagtcatgctaaaactaAAAGTCATTACTTCCATTTAAACgtaaacctctgtgcttcagagcacacccacatgaagtgGTGTTTCACCTCTGTGACACAGCCCGACGTGGATCATCCActactttaaatctaaaaaaatgttgcaactgTTAAATTATCAGAATAAAGTATGACTTTAAAAGACGTATGACCAAATgtgtgacttttaaagtcatgcaTTTATGAGAAATATGTAATAAATGATTGAGGAAAAGCACCAAATGTGGTTTGTCTGAGCTGTGCTTTAAGATCAAAGACATGGTGCATCTTGGGAAGCTTTATTTCCAGATAggcttcaaaaacaaagaaattctgaaccttttagCAACTCAAAATCTAATTATTATTAGTGTAGCCAGCTTTACTGGGTTTGGTGTTGGCAATGCAAAGTTTAATATGTAAGAGAAGAAGCTTAGAGACCCGTTTGGAGGACCAGCACTGTCATTCTGCATCATTCACATACGCAGAAGTTCATTTGTCTGACCTCTAGAGGTCAGTGTTGAAACCATTATTATTGCTTATCTTTTCCATCAATAACATATTTACAGCTTCTCAGATAtcaaaatgtcttgttttcagatgatacaaaaatgttctttagtaGGGATGATAATCTTATTCAGACTACCAAGTATAATTAAACATTGAATGGGTCGTAATAAGTTCTCATTAAAcctaaagaagacaaaagcaataaaatttGATAATCTTATGACATTCAGAAAtgtgtgcaaataaaaaattacaatgaaGCATATTCTTGGGAATCTTGTTAAACAGTAAAATTGGTGGAAAAAGGACAGGAGGAAGAAGATGTGTTTTGTAGATGGAGACAGAACAGTAAAACAGGTGCTAAAGAGGAACTGTGAACAATGGAACTTAGAAAACTAGAGAGATGGTGAACATGATGGAAAGAAGACAGGTGGATATTCTTTGACTTGAAGAGACTAGATGGTAAGAGATTGAGACTTAAAGATTCATGCTGTTTTTTCATGGTGTGGATGGAAAGAAGAACAGAAGGGGAGAACCTGAAAGAGGAGTTTGATTAGAACAATCTGGAGATGAATATTGTAAGAGAGGGGGATGAGTCTGAAGGTGTGATGCCGTGAGTGGTTATGCCCCTCGAGGAGATGAAAGAATTCTGAAAGGAGAAGGATGAGAAGCTGCATTGTCTGCTGTCATGCAGTCGCTGAGCAACAAAGCCAATTATTAATGTTACGCCCTGCTGCAACCGCTGCCCCTTTTTTTACTAGGCCACCTGACAGGTGAGACCAATGTGCCTTAATTGCCACCTGCTGTCTacttaagacagaggaggccacacaGCAGGTTGGTCTTGGTCTCATTTTActctttttgtcctcagcaatcttagattgctgggttttgttatacTAGTCTTatgttggatcttggtagttctgatttgggggctttattttgtttttat includes these proteins:
- the LOC112152520 gene encoding troponin I, fast skeletal muscle translates to MSEGKKMTSSRRHHLKSLMLQIAAGWLEQEKKDAIAAKEAYMADNCPAPDLSGDQNALMELCKKLHSAIDKIDEERYDTAAKVEKVDKEIQDLKLKVIELAGVKKPALKKVRMSADAMLKALLGSKHTVNMDLRANLKQVKKEVKEEPTEAVGDWRKNIEDKADRKKMFESS
- the LOC112152521 gene encoding troponin I, fast skeletal muscle — encoded protein: MSEKKMTSSRRHHLKSVILQVAQSMLEQEKADIEAAKEAYMAEHCPTPETGGDQAALMVRIKKITKKSNNQFQRQVRILLLPQRLLPFHFI